From the Armatimonadota bacterium genome, the window CCGCGGTGCGCCGTACGCCCGAGGAGCGTGTGCACCTGTACGGCACACTGGCAGGAGAGCTTCTGCCTGATCTAGAGTGTGCCTTGCATGTGACTGCCATGATAGAAAAGCCCTCTCTCGATCAAGCACGCGCTTCCCTGCGAATGTCCATCCTGCCGGAAGGGGTATACTACTGCTTCTTCGGCATCAACGTCTTCACCCCGGAAATTTTCGAGTGTCTCGAGCGCACCATCGTTGAGGGACAACGGATGAAGGGAGAGTTCCAGCTCACCACCGCACAGCAGATGCTGGTGGAGCGAGGCAGTTACTACGCCTGCGAGATAGCAGGCGAGGCGCTGGACATCGGCATCCCCCAGGGTTATCTGGAAGCACAAGTAGCGCTGGGACTGGCGGGTACATATGGCGACGCCCTGCGCCGATGGATGAACGAGCGCGGAGGCTGTAGCGGGTGAAGCCGAAGATTCTGCTTTCGTGGTCCACCGGCAAGGACAGTGCGTGGACGCTACATGTACTGCGCCAGAGCGGGGAGTGGCACATTGTAGGGCTGGTCACCACCGTGAATACCGCTTTCGGCAGGGTGTCCATGCACGGCGTGCGCGAAGAGTTGCTGGAAAAGCAGGCTCAGGCGGTGGGAATACCCCTGTGGAAAGTGCCTATTCCCTACCCCTGTCCCAACGAAGCGTACGAGTCCGCCATGCTTGACCTGATTGCCCGCGCCCGCGAGGCAGGAGTAACCCACTTCGCCTTCGGCGATCTCTTTCTGCAAGACGTGCGCGACTACCGCGAACGCCAGCTAGCAGGCACAGGCATCACGCCTGTGTTTCCCCTGTGGGGCAT encodes:
- a CDS encoding ATPase, encoding MKPKILLSWSTGKDSAWTLHVLRQSGEWHIVGLVTTVNTAFGRVSMHGVREELLEKQAQAVGIPLWKVPIPYPCPNEAYESAMLDLIARAREAGVTHFAFGDLFLQDVRDYRERQLAGTGITPVFPLWGINTTELAHDMIASGLRAVVTCLDPRQIPASLIGHEFDEAFLTKLPPSADPCGENGEYHTFCYDGPMFAYPVPVRTGEVVERDGFVYVDVFL